GATAGTAGACCGGGGTGCCGTTCTCCACGGCGGTGAAGACCGCCATCCGGTCGAACGTCAGGACAGGTTCGCTGCCTGTGTTTTCCACGAGCACATAGATGGTCCCGGCATCGACGGTGTGGCCGACGATCGCGACCGACGTATGGAGACGGGACTCCTGCACCTGGACCTGGTCCTTGTGGGCGGTGGCGACCACGTCCGCGGTGACGAGGATGCCGCCGATGATCGCGTACGCGACGACCACGAGAAGAACGATGGAGATTGCCGCCGTGACCAGTGACCCCGCCCCCATGCTTCATGCACCTGCCGTGAATTCTGTGGACCTCACCGTCCCGCCGGGCAGCACGATCTGGAAGTAGACGACATCTCCGGAGGTATCAGGGAGAAGATTGGTGGTGGCGTCGATCCGGACCGTCGCACCGGGTTGCCAGTAGTCGGGGCCGCCGTCGAGGATGGTGAAGGTCCAGGTGCCGTAGGAGATCCTGTCGAAATCGCCGGTCTTCCCGATAAAAATATCTGCGCCCTCCAGGTCATTCGCCGCGATCCTGACTGAGCCGACATTTTTCAGCCAGATCTTTGCGGTCTGGCCGGAGGCCGAGGCAAAAGTGTTGATGACCTTGACGTCTGTGCGGACCTGTCGATCCACGGCATGGGATGTCGATCCTGCCGTGTCAGAGATGGTATAAATTATGGGAAAGATTGCGTTGACGAGCACGCCGGCCGCTATTACAGCACCGATGAGCAATATAGCAGTCGTAATGGTTTCGCTCGACATCCATCATATCCTTTTCAGATCCTTTCCAGCGATTTCACCCAGTCGTCGCCGGAGTCTTTCCCGGTCTCTTCCGTCTTTGCCCTTTCGCCTTTTGCACGCTTCTGGTCCATCAGCACCTCGATCATGTCTCTGTCCAGTGCGGTGTCGTTCGGGTCGAGGATACGGTTCAGGACATAGAGTTCTGAGACGAACTCTTCGGCCTTCATCTCGTCGACTTCGCCGAGAGAGGCGGGCATGAGCCGTGCGATCTCCTTGACCTGGGAGACTTCCTCGTGAGAGAGGTAGCCCATCGAGGCATAGGAGTCGAGCATCATTTCCAGGCGGTCGTAGCCGTATTTCTTGACGGCCTTGCCGGTCCACTCAAAGAGGCGGTGGACTTTCTGGAGGCGGAGTTTCTCCTGCCTGGGCTGCTGGACTGCGGCCTGGGTGGCGGCGAGGTGCGCATGGAGGTTGGCAAGGAGGTTCTCGTCGGCCTTGAAGGCGGCAAGGTCGTCACCTGCCTTTGCCTTCGGTTTCTGCACGGGTGTGTCGGGTACGGCCTCGTCTTCGACCTCGTCCTCGGCGTCGTCTTCGGCCTCCTCTTTCTTCGCCGCCGGCATCGATCCCATGCCGCCTGCCGCGAAGACGAAGGGGTTCTCCATCTCGTTCATCCGCTCCCTGATATCGATGAGGAGTTTCTTGACCGAGATCTTAACGAGGTCAACCTCACGCTCCAGGTTCGCAAGTTTGACCTCGGGGTCGTCGGCCGATGCGGCACCAAGGATCTGGTCAACCTGAGACTGATTTACCGTCATTCCACGTCACCATTCCCTTTTTCAGAGTTTGACCTCAAAAAAAAGGGGGTTAGTAGATTCAAATCCTCACTCGAAGAGGAGGGTAACGTTGTCGACCTGTGTCGGCACGTACTTCTTCAGCTGGAGGGTCGCACCGACCGCAGGCTTGAGTTCAATGCCGAACTGGTCGCCGGAGACTGCAGTTGCAGACTTCGGGATCGAGACGTTAATCAGGAACTGCTCGCCCCTCTGCACGAGGGTGTCGTCGTTCCCGTTCAGGATCTGCTCGACAGACCAGTTGCCTGCACCGGGGACGCCGGGAGTAATCTTACCGGTCTTTCTGTCCACAGAGGGACTCCGGTTGACGACGTACTGGCCGCCCTTATCGGTATAGGTCATCAGGACGTCTCCGACATCATAGGCGCTGCCGCCGGCAGTCGTCGAGATGGTGAAGAGGACGTTCGTCAGATTGTCATGGGTGGTCGTGTTGCCAAGGCCGACGACATTGCCGACGATTTCGACACTCGAACTGGCCTGCGCCATACTGCTGTGGACGACTTCCTGGCTCTTCTGGGAGGTGAAGAAACCAGCGCCGAGCATCACATACGAGAAGACCGCTGCGACCACAACAAATGCAATGAGCACGATTGCAGCCTCAAGGCCGGTAAATGCTTCTTCCTGCTTGAAAGATCTCATTTCTGTCTCACCTCAGTACACTTCATAGTATCTGTCATCGACAATGCGCGTGGGGGCGGTCCGTGCGAGGGACAGCGCGGCACCGACCGACGGCTTCACATCGATGGTGAAGACCTGCTTCGGGCTGACGCTAACAGTATCCAGGGGCACATTAACTTTCACCAGTTCGCCGGCCTCAAGGAGGCTGTCGGTGTCGGTATCGTTGTTGTACCAGGTGTATCCTACCTGCGTACTGTTCAGCAACACAAAGGCGTTGTCTGTGGTCACCGCATATGCAGTCCTGCTGAGGTCGACGGGTGTACCGCCGGAGGTCAACTGGAGGTAAAAGGTCGCATTGGCCAGCTTGTCACTGGCGCCACCTATCACGACGACGCTGCCCGCCAGGTCGACTGACGAGCTCGTCTGGGAGGTCGCCGTGTGGACGACTTCCTGGCTCTTCTGGGAGGTGAAGAAACCAGCGCCGAGCATCATGTACGAGAACACAGCGGCCACGACGACGAAGGCGATCAGGACGATCGCTGCCTCGAGACCGGTGAATGCCTCATCATTCTTTCCGAATTTTCTCATAACTTCACCCTGATTGATCAGTGAACGCTGGACCTTTCCAACATTCCTACACTATTGATTTGTGTATTGACATATATAGATTCCGTTTTCAGCCAGATACAGATTTGTGGATTTATACCCTAAACACAGCATAATGAACGAGGATATACAAAAAAAGTATTATCGTCCCAGGAGTACCATCTTCAGGAAGGTGATAAAATGGAACGGGCAGATCTCCTCAGTCTCGCCGCCGGGCTGGTCATTGTAATCGTCATCGCGCTTTTCATCAAGCCGATGATCGCGGCGGCACCGGTCAACCAGACACTTCCGGGAAGCGATCCCGCGCAGGTGACGTTCGCCCCGACACCCACGCCCCTCATGCCAGGGTGGGACGGGAAGGTCCGGGATATCGGGTTTGTCGACCCGGCGACATACCATCTGAATATCACGGACGAGCAGGTCAGGTGGAGAGAGACTCCCTCCGGGGATGTCAGGAAAGACACCATGGTCCCCTATGCCACGATCCGCGGCACGGGGAGCGGGACAACCGAGATCATCCATGTCCCGGTGCCGTACTGGGAACTGCGCTATGATGCCGACCCGTACAACACCGAATTCGGGTACCTCAATGTCCAGGTGATGGACGCCGCGGACCCCAACAGGTTTGTCAGGATCGTCACCCTCCAGCGCGCAGACCTCGTCACGGCAGAAAACGCGACTGCAGAGTGGAAAAACGAGAACTGGAAAGAAACTTTCTATGAGGGGCAGAGAGACTACTGGTTCGTGATCAACACCCGGTGCATCAGGTCGTACACGCTCCAGGTCATGGTGCCGGAGAAGTACGTCCCGGGGGACATCCAGTAACAGATCTTTTCTCAGAATATTTTTTCCCTTCCCTGGCAGGGACGCTCCCCTGTACGCCCCGGCACAGAGACCGGAACAGAATTTTTCAGACCTGAATGTGAGTTATGCCATCGACGTGACCGGGGGTCCTGATCTGTGTTGGGACAACCTCCATGAAAAATGTCAGGGAGTTTCAAAGAACCGCCTGAAATTTCGTTTCACGAGCGGCCCTACAAAGGCATACTTTTCAAGAACCGAAGACATCAAACATCTTCGGGAAAGGGATTAAGAAAACAGATCCTTGAAGCCTCAGCCGGGCTTAACTCAATATGTTCATATCCCCATACACTAATAGGAGTGTATGGAAGCAAGCGCCAACTATTTCCATGAACAGGGAGAGCCGGGATACTGGGATCAGCAGTTAAAGAAAGCCGAGGCGGACGGTCGGATTGACAGCCGGGACGCCGCTCTGGTTCGTCGGTACATCAACTACAAACAGGGTGGGCGAGGCATCAGCCACATGCGGTCCACAAAGATATCTCAGATCCTTGTTTCATGGAAGCAGGTGCTCCCCGTCCCGTGGAGCGAAGCAACGATCGACGATCTTTTTGCTGCCCGGGTACGGTTGACATCGATGAAAAATTCCCGGGGCCGGCCATACAAGCAGAACACCATCAGCGACCACATACGGATTTTGAAAGGTTTTTACAAGTGGTTGGCCGCCCGGGGTTACTCAACGATCAGAACGGATGAACTCGCCGAACTCAAACCTCCAGCGACCGACACCGAGACCACCGACCCCGGCGACCTCATGACAGCGGAGGAACTCGCCGCAATGATCAAGGCGTGCAAGACGCACCGGGACCGGGCGATCATCGCCGTCACCTATGAGACAGGGGCGCGGATCGGAGAGGTGGCGCGCCTGAAGTGGTCTGATATACAATTCGATAAGTACGGGGTGCGGTGCACGATCAACGACACAAAAGAGCGGAAGAAACGCTATCCCCGCCTGATAAATTCTACTGCTTATCTCGCTGCCTGGAGGAACGGGTATTACGGGCCAGCCGCAGAAGGGGACGCATATGTTTTTGTTTCCACGGACGGCGAGCCGCTGAAATACCGGGCAATATCGCAGGTGATCGAGCGGGCGGCAGATCGGGCAAACATCAAGAAGCGGATACACCCACACCTCTTCAGGAAATCACGGATTACCGAACTGGTCAAAAAGAACTATCAGGAGTCGGTCATCAAGGAAACGTTTTGGGCCAACCCCGACACACAAATGTTTCGGACCTACCTGAAACTGTCGGAAAAGGACATCGACGACGAATTTCTCCGGAAGGCGGGGCTAAAGACAGAGAGTGAGATCGACGCGGACGACGACAAGCCCAAGCAGTGTATGTTCTGTCTCGCGGTCAACCCGCCCGGGTCGCGGTTCTGCCGGATGTGCACCAAACCGCTGACCGCCGAGGCCGCCGACGCAGTCAGGGAAGCCGAGAAGAAGATAGAGGCCACACCCGAATATGAATCCCTCCTCGCCGCCATGAAAGAGCAGGTCAGGCGGGAGATGGCGAGCGAGGCGACAGCAGACAGCGCGCCGAAGTCGGTGTGAGGAACGTATATTAACCCGGCGAGAGACAGTATGTATGTCTTGACACGTCTAACCCGTGTGGAGATGATGAGATATGGCCCAGAAAATTGAATTAGGTCTCTACCTGGAAGGCGACGACGCCCGCCGCTTTGAAAAATATATGGCGGACCCCGATCGGTATGACACCCCGGAGGGGCGGGAGATGACCCGCTGGGTAAGCGCCCACGGAAAGGAACTGGTAAAGTCCATCCGCTGAAGTTCCCTTCCCTTTTCTGCCCATTTTGCACGATCACCATGCCCTCAGAGAATCCCGCCACGGATGCCAGGCTACCGAAGATACCCTTATCTGATCTGTCCTTTGAGCGTCTCACGGGGGACCACGATATCCTGTCCTTTTCCTGCAAACATTCGGAACTGACCGACTACCTCGCCTCTGACGCATTGAAAAATCAGGAGGCCCATGTCGCCGTTACCTACCTCGTCATGTATGAAGGGAAGTGCGTGGGGTACTTCTCGCTCCTCAACGACAGCATCATCAAGAAGGATATCGATCCCGAGGAGGACAAAGAGTGGTATGCCCATTCCTACTATCCTGCGATCAAGATAGCCCGGCTCGCCACGCACCATGACTACGAAGGGAGGGACATCGGGCGGTCCATGCTCACCGTGATCCGGTCGATAGCGACAACCGTGTCTGGGTATTCCGGGTGCTGTGTCCTCACCGTCGATGCCAAACCCGATGCAGAATCATTTTATGAAAGGTTCGGGTTTCACCGGGCGCTGAAGACCAAAAAGAAGACCACGATACCGATGTATCGCTGCAATATTTTCTGAATATTGTCTGTGTGGGAAGAGCGAGTCGGGAAGCGGGGATCACTGAATTATCTTTTTTCTCATGGTGCCATATTTTCGGTAAAATGCCTGCCGGCAGGCCGATTTGCCGCAGGTTATTTTATCAGCCCTACCAACGATGAGATCCCCACAGATTGGGCACACTCTTTCTTGCGATACGGCGTTCCTCTCTTTGCGTAATTCTATGAACTTTCTCTGTTTACACGCTGGCGAACAAAATTTTCTTGATTTGTTGAGTGCAGCGAATACTCTCCCACAAGATTCACACCTCAACTTGTAGTAATGGGTTTTATCCACGATATCGGCTTTGACGACCTCACAAAGGCTTTTGTTGATACGTGGGTACTGTGCCGTCGGTCCCGTATCCACGCGCTCCCAGTTTAAGTACGCTATATGGAGAGAGGTACCGGAGAATGGACGCTCGGAAGGAAGGGGAGGTGCTATACTTTTCCGGAAATTCCACCCCACATAACCCTCACTTACCCGTTGGAGGATATACCCTGGAGTTGTGGATTCTGGTGCGTGATTCCGAATCTCATCACTCCCTTTTTCAAGTTCCTGCAATATTTTACGGCGCTGATACTGGGTGTGTTCTTGTTCTTGGAAATATTGGTCACATCTGGGATATACCCTTGATAAGTGGTCTTCCGGGACGGGTCCTGGGCCAAATTGAGATACTGTTTCAATTAAGTCCTCGGCTAGTGCTATCATCCCAAGCACGAGTATCACTCTCTGGTGGGCTTCTCCGGTGAAATAATTGTTTATCCCCGGGTAAAATATCGATAATTGGTCATCTGGGATGTCTTTGAGACCGGATAGACATGCGGTTTCTGTCAAATAGTCGATGTATTCGAGCGATTGGAGGTATTTTTCACCAATCGATCTGGGATTCAACACCCACATGAATTCAGGGGGGATAGCATCTCCATTGCAGTACGCCATCTGTGCGGAGAGGGCAGCCGCCCAAAAAAATTTCTCATACCCAAAATTGGTGTCGACTTCGCATAATTTCGGGTTTATCCTGAATTTTGGAGGACTCTTTCCCATTATCTTGTTTTTGTGCGCATGTCACAATTAATGTTTCGGTAAAATCTATGTTTCAAGCACTTTGTGTATTCTGGAGTATTAATACAGTTCATGGAAATCGAACCGTATTACAACGCGGTCGACGCCGGCGCAATCCTAGGTGCGTCCCCCCAGACCGTGGGGCGCTGGATTCGCTCCGGCGAACTCCGAGCAACAAAAATCGGGCGGCGCTGGAAAATCAGGGAGTCCGATCTGGAGGCATTCATCGAAAAAATGGGCCACAACACGGGGGAGGGCAAGCAAGCGCCAACCTGTTCCGCCCCTTCCCCCGGTAACCGACACGCACCCATGGAGGGGACGGCCGATGAGTACTGATACCACTCAGGCAGTTATCAATCCGATCGTCTCCATCGATCGCGAGGTCTACGAACATCTTTCACCCCTCCACCGGGCCGCTGCCGATCTCATGATCTCTCACGGGACCTGCAAAATCGTGGGGGAGGCCCGGGCGTGCCATAAAAACCTTCCTGCCGGGGGGATCAAATGAGCGGAACGGCATTTCTCCTGC
This window of the Methanofollis ethanolicus genome carries:
- a CDS encoding flagellin, whose amino-acid sequence is MSSETITTAILLIGAVIAAGVLVNAIFPIIYTISDTAGSTSHAVDRQVRTDVKVINTFASASGQTAKIWLKNVGSVRIAANDLEGADIFIGKTGDFDRISYGTWTFTILDGGPDYWQPGATVRIDATTNLLPDTSGDVVYFQIVLPGGTVRSTEFTAGA
- a CDS encoding archaellin/type IV pilin N-terminal domain-containing protein is translated as MRSFKQEEAFTGLEAAIVLIAFVVVAAVFSYVMLGAGFFTSQKSQEVVHSSMAQASSSVEIVGNVVGLGNTTTHDNLTNVLFTISTTAGGSAYDVGDVLMTYTDKGGQYVVNRSPSVDRKTGKITPGVPGAGNWSVEQILNGNDDTLVQRGEQFLINVSIPKSATAVSGDQFGIELKPAVGATLQLKKYVPTQVDNVTLLFE
- a CDS encoding archaellin/type IV pilin N-terminal domain-containing protein yields the protein MRKFGKNDEAFTGLEAAIVLIAFVVVAAVFSYMMLGAGFFTSQKSQEVVHTATSQTSSSVDLAGSVVVIGGASDKLANATFYLQLTSGGTPVDLSRTAYAVTTDNAFVLLNSTQVGYTWYNNDTDTDSLLEAGELVKVNVPLDTVSVSPKQVFTIDVKPSVGAALSLARTAPTRIVDDRYYEVY
- a CDS encoding tyrosine-type recombinase/integrase — translated: MEASANYFHEQGEPGYWDQQLKKAEADGRIDSRDAALVRRYINYKQGGRGISHMRSTKISQILVSWKQVLPVPWSEATIDDLFAARVRLTSMKNSRGRPYKQNTISDHIRILKGFYKWLAARGYSTIRTDELAELKPPATDTETTDPGDLMTAEELAAMIKACKTHRDRAIIAVTYETGARIGEVARLKWSDIQFDKYGVRCTINDTKERKKRYPRLINSTAYLAAWRNGYYGPAAEGDAYVFVSTDGEPLKYRAISQVIERAADRANIKKRIHPHLFRKSRITELVKKNYQESVIKETFWANPDTQMFRTYLKLSEKDIDDEFLRKAGLKTESEIDADDDKPKQCMFCLAVNPPGSRFCRMCTKPLTAEAADAVREAEKKIEATPEYESLLAAMKEQVRREMASEATADSAPKSV
- a CDS encoding GNAT family N-acetyltransferase; protein product: MPSENPATDARLPKIPLSDLSFERLTGDHDILSFSCKHSELTDYLASDALKNQEAHVAVTYLVMYEGKCVGYFSLLNDSIIKKDIDPEEDKEWYAHSYYPAIKIARLATHHDYEGRDIGRSMLTVIRSIATTVSGYSGCCVLTVDAKPDAESFYERFGFHRALKTKKKTTIPMYRCNIF
- a CDS encoding helix-turn-helix domain-containing protein; this translates as MEIEPYYNAVDAGAILGASPQTVGRWIRSGELRATKIGRRWKIRESDLEAFIEKMGHNTGEGKQAPTCSAPSPGNRHAPMEGTADEY